A window of the Juglans microcarpa x Juglans regia isolate MS1-56 chromosome 5D, Jm3101_v1.0, whole genome shotgun sequence genome harbors these coding sequences:
- the LOC121265194 gene encoding G2/mitotic-specific cyclin S13-7 encodes MASRPIVPPQPRGEAVVGGGKQQKKNDAAEARNRRALGDIGNQVTIRGIEGKPNRPITRSFCAQLLANAQAAAAAENNKKQFCVNVDGAPLLLDGVAAGKRAVAPKPQKKAAVKPKPGEAVVISPDTEDDGAKAKQENPINKKKDGEEMLRKKAHAFTSVLTARSKASCGLTDKPKEQIVDIDAADACNDLAAVEYVEDIYKFYKLVENESRPYDYIDSQPDINESMRGILVDWLIDVHRKFELSLETLYLTVNIIDRFLAIKTVPRRELQLVGISAMLMASKYEEIWPPQVNDFVHLSDRAYTNEQILVMEKIILGKLEWTLTVPTPYVFLVRFIKASIPDQELENLVYFLGELGMMHYATIMYCPSMIAASAVYAARCTLKKIPAWNATLKLHTGFSEPQLMDCAKLLASLHSMAARSKLQAVFRKYSKSERGAVALLSPAKALLSGGVCASKA; translated from the exons ATGGCGTCAAGACCCATCGTTCCGCCACAGCCCAGAG gcgaGGCAGTAGTCGGAGGAGGTAAGCAGCAGAAGAAGAATGATGCAGCCGAAGCAAGAAACCGCAGAGCACTCGGTGATATTGGGAATCAGGTAACCATCCGAGGAATCGAGGGCAAACCAAATCGTCCCATCACAAG GAGTTTCTGTGCTCAACTGCTCGCAAATGCGCAAGCTGCAGCAGCTGCTGAAAATAACAAG AAACAGTTCTGTGTGAATGTTGATGGAGCTCCTCTTCTTCTTGATGGGGTTGCGGCAGGTAAACGAGCCGTTGCACCAAAGCCTCAGAAGAAAGCTGCTGTTAAGCCGAAGCCCGGAGAAGCCGTTGTCATAAGCCCGGATACGGAGGACGATGGTGCTAAGGCTAAGCAAGAAAATCCTATCAACAAGAAAAAGGATGGAGAAGAAATGTTGAGGAAGAAAGCACATGCCTTTACTTCGGTCCTAACTGCTCGTAGCAAG GCTTCTTGTGGTTTAACTGACAAACCAAAGGAGCAGATTGTTGATATTGATGCTGCAGACGCCTGTAATGACTTGGCTGCTGTAGAATACGTTGAGGACATCTacaagttctataaactagttgag AATGAGAGTCGCCCTTATGATTATATAGACTCTCAGCCGGATATCAATGAAAGTATGAGAGGGATTCTGGTGGACTGGCTGATAGATGTTCATAGGAAGTTTGAACTGTCTCTAGAAACTCTTTATCTGACAGTCAATATAATCGATCGGTTCCTCGCAATTAAGACAGTGCCAAGGAGGGAATTGCAGTTGGTGGGCATCAGTGCGATGCTCATGGCCTCTAAGTATGAAGAAATCTGGCCCCCTCAG GTCAATGACTTTGTACACCTTTCAGACAGAGCTTACACCAATGAACAGATTCTAGTAATGGAGAAAATCATACTTGGCAAGCTGGAATGGACCTTGACAGTGCCTACACCATACGTTTTCCTCGTTCGTTTCATCAAGGCATCGATTCCTGATCAAGAA CTGGAAAACTTGGTGTATTTTCTTGGTGAGTTGGGTATGATGCATTATGCAACCATAATGTATTGCCCATCAATGATTGCTGCCTCAGCAGTCTATGCCGCTCGTTGCACTCTAAAGAAGATCCCCGCTTGGAACGCCACCCTTAAGCTTCATACCGGCTTCTCCGAACCACAACTCATGGATTGTGCAAAACTGCTGGCGAGCCTCCACTCGATGGCTGCGAGAAGTAAGCTTCAGGCTGTGTTCAGAAAGTACTCGAAATCTGAAAGGGGAGCCGTGGCACTGCTTTCGCCAGCAAAAGCTCTCTTGTCTGGCGGTGTATGCGCATCCAAGGCTTAA
- the LOC121265195 gene encoding calmodulin-interacting protein 111 isoform X3, which translates to MPPKTKKHSKAQSRLSKADDHSASPSTPSSTPSIDLGTSQEDLFCSIEQASANFPTLIGKSAIIGKVAGVVREPKGCKVWLSESSMVSSSIAVGSIVSVSLASSRMKVSSSFPLSSLADECAAYFGTDNGEKMANEVGNYFALATVFPSSKIMKNEVQLSSNLSYTLGCPTSGSVVFVYPIQSQFPSGLVNGREVPNGTRIKCFSVYNCKELYLELALSENRPIVRSNLLPSMNFSEEKPQNPFESGILSSPKTPLYQSKLSSSNSFHTISPICDDSVSCLTNQNSSSVDSFDIREVLADKSSKKLLQTCASTWLFSRYLLYGNFVSIPILSELFIFRVVGAKELSAKSSSHDLTNEKGDKLLPEAPELVDHVIRAFLINHDTEIHLRASSNVTSETSQKGGFPGVELEYQDVKATVVENTLKLGGLSKEYAILKDIIISSSVDTLLSFGLRTTKGVLLHGPPGTGKTSLARLCAHDAGVKLFSVNGPEVFSNFYGESEKALQAVFESASQAAPAVIFIDELDAIAPARKDGGEELSQRMVATLLNLMDGINRADATIVIAATNRPDSIEPALRRPGRLDREIEIGVPSPKQRLDILHTLLSEMEHSLSDMQVQHLATVTHGFVGADLAALCNEAALVCLRHYVKFRNSYHDLDISSTPIACEGCSDVIIDGSDCLEVKRDISRDYANSATSSAPNFSVSSEIRPSLHLTATVLEHAENILDGIEDESRLRVAFEDFEKARMKVRPSAMREVILEVPKVNWEDVGGQSEVKTQLMEAIEWPQKHQDAFKRIGTRPPTGILMFGPPGCSKTLMARAVASEAGLNFLSVKGPELFSKWVGESEKAVRSLFAKARANAPSIIFFDEIDSLAVIRGKESDGVSVSDRVMSQLLVEMDGLHQRVDVTVIAATNRPDKIDPALLRPDLDRTL; encoded by the exons ATGCCGCCTAAGACGAAGAAGCATTCCAAGGCACAGTCGAGGCTGTCAAAAGCTGATGACCACTCTGCATCTCCTTCGACACCCTCATCGACGCCTTCTATAGATCTTGGAACTAGTCAGGAGGACCTTTTCTGCTCTATTGAACAGGCTTCGGCCAACTTTCCTACTCTCATCGGTAAATCTGCTATCATTGGTAAAGTTGCCGGTGTTGTGCGTGAGCCCAAAGGCTGTAAAGTTTGGCTCTCCGAGAGTTCCATGGTTTCTTCTTCCATTGCCGTTGGTTCTATCGTATCG GTGTCACTTGCTTCTTCAAGGATGAAAGTTTCATCTAGCTTCCCTCTTAGCTCATTAGCAGATGAATGTGCAGCATACTTTGGGACTGATAATGGAGAGAAAATGGCCAATGAAGTTGGGAACTACTTCGCTCTCGCAACTGTTTTTCCTTCTAGTAAG ATTATGAAGAATGAAGTGCAACTGTCCTCCAACCTTTCCTACACCCTGGGTTGTCCTACTTCGGGCAGTGTTGTGTTTGTTTACCCCATACAAAGTCAATTTCCATCTGGTCTTGTAAATGGACGTGAAGTACCAAATGGCACCAGAATTAAGTGTTTTTCTGTATACAACTGCAAGGAATTGTATCTCGAGCTGGCTCTTTCAGAGAATAGGCCAATTGTGAGAAGTAATTTGTTGCCTTCCATGAACTTCTCTGAAGAAAAGCCTCAAAATCCATTCGAAAGTGGAATTCTTTCATCCCCTAAAACTCCATTGTATCAGTCGAAACTTAGCTCTTCTAATAGTTTTCACACAATTTCGCCAATATGTGATGATTCAGTATCCTGTTTGACAAATCAAAACAGTTCATCTGTTGATTCATTTGACATTAGAGAGGTATTAGCGGATAAAAGTTCAAAGAAACTTCTGCAAACATGTGCCAGTACTTGGCTGTTTTCTCGTTATCTGCTCTATGGAAATTTTGTTTCCATCCCGATACTTTCGGAGCTTTTCATTTTTCGCGTGGTAGGTGCTAAGGAATTGTCAGCAAAGAGTAGCAGTCATGATTTGACAAATGAGAAAGGTGATAAATTGCTTCCTGAAGCTCCTGAACTGGTGGACCATGTCATCCGTGCTTTTTTGATAAACCATGATACGGAAATCCATCTGCGTGCCTCTTCAAATGTGACATCTGAAACTTCTCAAAAAGGGGGTTTTCCAGGTGTTGAACTTGAATATCAGGATGTTAAAGCTACCGTGGTAGAAAATACTTTGAAATTGGGTGGTCTTTCAAAAGAATATGCAATTTTGAAAGATATAATAATCTCCTCCTCAGTGGACACATTGTTGAG TTTCGGTTTACGAACTACGAAGGGTGTGCTTCTTCATGGCCCTCCTGGCACGGGAAAGACTTCTTTGGCACGACTGTGTGCCCATGATGCTGGTGTCAAGCTTTTCTCTGTGAATGGACCTGAAGTTTTCAGTAACTTTTATGGGGAAAGTGAGAAAGCTTTGCAAGCAGTCTTTGAGTCAGCAAGCCAAGCAGCACCAGCCGTG ATATTCATTGATGAACTTGATGCCATTGCCCCTGCTCGGAAAGATGGAGGTGAAGAGCTTTCTCAAAGAATGGTTGCTACGCTGTTAAATTTGATGGATGGTATTAACAGAGCTGATGCAACGATTGTAATTGCTGCGACAAATAGGCCTGATAGTATTGAGCCTGCACTGAGACGACCTGGAAGACTTGACAGGGAAATTGAAATAG GTGTTCCATCTCCCAAGCAGCGGCTGGATATATTACATACCCTTCTCAGTGAAATGGAGCACTCGCTTTCTGATATGCAAGTTCAACACCTTGCCACGGTCACACATGGATTTGTGGGTGCTGATCTAGCTGCCCTTTGCAACGAGGCAGCTTTGGTTTGTCTTAGACATTATGTTAAGTTTAGAAATTCTTATCATGATTTGGACATCAGTTCAACACCTATTGCATGTGAAGGCTGCTCTGATGTTATAATCGACGGATCTGATTGCTTAGAAGTGAAAAGAGATATTTCAAGGGATTATGCAAATTCAGCAACTTCCTCTGCTCCAAATTTTTCCGTTTCCTCAGAGATTCGACCATCTTTACACTTGACGGCTACTGTTCTGGAACATGCAGAAAATATCTTGGATGGCATTGAAGATGAGAGTAGGTTAAGAGTAGCTTTTGAAGATTTTGAAAAGGCCAGGATGAAAGTGAGGCCCAGTGCCATGCGGGAG GTAATACTTGAGGTTCCAAAGGTCAATTGGGAAGATGTTGGCGGCCAAAGTGAGGTTAAAACTCAGTTAATGGAAGCCATAGAGTGGCCTCAAAAACACCAGGATGCTTTCAAGCGCATTGGGACTCGTCCCCCAACAGGGATATTGATGTTTGGTCCTCCTGGTTGCAGCAAAACCCTCATGGCACGTGCGGTAGCTTCAGAAGCGGGACTGAATTTCCTTTCCGTGAAGGGTCCAGAACTTTTCAGCAAATGGGTTGGCGAATCCGAGAAGGCTGTAAGATCACTATTTGCGAAGGCAAGGGCCAATGCCCcatcaattatattttttgatgaAATTGATAGTCTTGCCGTCATCCGTGGGAAGGAAAGTGATGGAGTTTCAGTTTCTGATAGGGTTATGAGTCAACTTCTTGTTGAAATGGATG GTTTGCATCAAAGAGTTGATGTTACTGTAATTGCTGCTACAAATCGACCAGACAAGATTGATCCTGCCCTTTTAAGACCAG ATTTGGACAGGACGCTTTGA